The following proteins come from a genomic window of Alnus glutinosa chromosome 10, dhAlnGlut1.1, whole genome shotgun sequence:
- the LOC133878961 gene encoding uncharacterized protein LOC133878961, whose product MLIISNSTISPPSSASPLPTCEASTSNLVTCAPVTSPIEVVPVNSPSDCPSSPTDIASPSDCPTPTYIAIDIAAVEIAISAPSLPETDESLLTLPPVLFHSPFPHIVTRSKTGSLKSKEFPDYHLYYSTRHPLKAMTVTSLPSEPIHFAKACSDSNWMAAMESEYQALLDNKTWFLCPRPSNRNVIHNKWVFKLKQKPDGSIESITGPSNNLMFPMLFCMDISLKRSLWNSPKDLLTRINLMLYVVYKRLCMALSKLQEPSFIVSHKLSLTLVLLDL is encoded by the exons atgttgattatttctaacagtaCTATATCTCCTCCATCTTCTGCAAGTCCTCTTCCAACATGTGAAGCTAGCACTTCCAACCTTGTTACATGTGCACCTGTGACCTCTCCAATTGAAGTTGTGCCTGTCAACTCCCCATCAGACTGTCCTTCTTCACCTACGGATATAGCTTCCCCTTCAGACTGTCCTACACCTACATATATAGCTATCGATATAGCTGCTGTTGAGATTGCCATTTCTGCACCATCCTTACCCGAGACTGATGAGTCTCTTCTCACCTTGCCGCCAGTGCTATTTCACTCCCCTTTCCCTCATATTGTCACCCGGTCTAAAACTGGCAGTCTTAAGTCAAAAGAGTTTCCAGACTATCACCTTTACTACTCTACTCGACATCCTCTTAAAGCTATGACTGTCACCTCTCTCCCGAGTGAGCCCATTCACTTTGCCAAAGCATGTTCTGATTCTAACTGGATGGCTGCCATGGAAAGTGAATATCAAGCTCTTCTAGATAACAAAACTTGGTTCCTCTGTCCAAGACCGAGCAATAGGAATGTTATTCATAACAAGTGGGTATTCAAGCTCAAGCAGAAACCGGATGGCTCTATAGAAAG TATAACTGGCCCATCAAACAACTTGATGTTTCCAATGCTTTTTTGCATGGATATTTCACTGAAGAGGTCTCTATGGAACAGCCCCAAGGATTTGTTGACAAGAATCAACCTGATGCTGTATGTCGTCTACAAAAGGCTTTGTATGGCCTTAAGCAAGCTCCAAGAGCCTAGTTTCATCGTCTCACACAAGCTCTCCTTGACCTTGGTTTTGTTGGATCTCTAG
- the LOC133880289 gene encoding G-type lectin S-receptor-like serine/threonine-protein kinase At1g61440, with protein sequence MARGMGLTALIVVVVVLLHQTCNTSADQDHCPLSSCGSILNISYPFRLTSDSKNCSDQRYNLSCENNQTLVLRLYHAKYYVRQINYTDYSIRIVDPGIGLNANEHYSIPRYSLDDNNFSSGDPYQSSSMAVYFVKCEKRVNSRYHLNISACIEDGVYSNSKRYTYALFEDYRSALVLGDLCQVEQISFISWPDRYYYDYDDLRNISCTDFHNKLLRGFELSWYQVYCGRCRVGEYCYPDEANNVRCFSNGQEGILYKIYLFIVPILVRVYNFVLDHLPVPLRQRLEELFSQLLNDLLSQLGARIQSVYERFGNKELTIELLTYMTIDCGLFQAAKMILGTPFVIAFLIYKWNRRHLSMYDVVEEFLQSHNNLMPIRYSYSEIKKITKSFKEKLGEGGYGTVFKGTLRSGRLVAIKMLGKSKANGQDFISEVATIGRIHHVNVVQLIGFCAEGSKQALVYEFMPNGSLNKYIFMPEVCTLLSYDQMYDIALGVARGIKYLHQGCDMQILHFDIKPHNILLDENFTPKVSDFGLAKLYPTNDSIVSLTAARGTLGYMAPELFYKNIGGVSYKADVYSFGMLLMEIAGRRKNVNEVAEHSSQMYFPTWVYDQLQNRNDIEILEDATDEEKKIGKKMIIVALWCIQMKPNDRPSMNKVVQMLEGEVECLQMPSKPFLLALDETIIGGAENSNQSNESSQSSQF encoded by the exons ATGGCAAGAGGAATGGGACTGACCGCccttattgttgttgttgttgtcctCCTTCATCAAACTTGCAATACTAGTGCTGATCAGGATCACTGTCCTCTTTCTTCCTGCGGCTCTATCCTTAACATAAGCTATCCGTTTCGATTAACGAGCGATTCCAAAAACTGCAGCGATCAAAGGTATAATCTTTCATGTGAGAACAACCAAACACTAGTGTTACGTTTATATCATGCAAAATACTACGTACGACAAATCAATTACACCGACTACTCAATCCGAATTGTAGACCCAGGTATTGGACTCAACGCTAATGAGCACTACTCCATCCCTCGTTATTCTCTAGACGATAATAATTTCAGTTCAGGGGATCCATATCAATCATCTAGTATGGCAGTGTATTTCGTGAAATGTGAAAAGCGAGTGAATTCTCGGTATCATCTAAACATTTCTGCTTGTATTGAGGATGGAGTGTATTCTAATTCAAAGAGGTATACATATGCTCTCTTCGAGGATTATCGTTCTGCACTGGTGTTGGGGGACTTGTGCCAAGTAGAGCAAATATCTTTCATATCCTGGCCAGATcgttattattatgattatgatgACTTGAGAAATATTTCCTGTACAGACTTCCACAATAAATTGCTACGGGGTTTTGAGCTTTCCTGGTACCAAGTTTATTGTGGAAGGTGCAGAGTTGGGGAATATTGCTACCCCGATGAGGCGAACAATGTTAGATGCTTTTCAAATG GCCAAGAAGGAATCCTTTACAAGATATACCTAT TTATTGTACCAATACTAGTTCGAGTGTATAACTTCG TATTAGATCATCTACCAGTACCACTACGACAACGACTGGAAGAGCTATTCAGTCAACTACTAAATGACCTATTAAGTCAACTAGGAGCACGAATACAATCAGTATATGAGCGATTTGGCAACAAAG AGCTTACAATTGAATTACTGACGTACATGACAATTGACTGTG GACTGTTCCAAGCAGCAAAAATGATATTGGGGACTCCATTTGTAATTGCATTCCTGATATATAAATGGAATAGGAGACATTTATCCATGTATGATGTTGTCGAAGAATTTCTACAAAGTCACAATAACCTCATGCCAATAAGGTACTCTTATTCCGAAATCAAGAAAATTACCAAAAGTTTCAAGGAGAAATTGGGTGAAGGAGGTTATGGCACTGTATTTAAAGGAACACTTCGAAGTGGTCGTCTTGTGGCTATAAAGATGTTAGGTAAGTCCAAAGCTAACGGGCAAGATTTTATAAGCGAAGTTGCAACTATTGGAAGGATTCACCATGTTAATGTAGTACAACTCATTGGTTTTTGCGCTGAAGGATCGAAACAAGCTCTTGTATATGAGTTCATGCCAAATGGTTCTctaaataaatacatatttatgcCAGAAGTATGCACGCTCCTAAGCTATGACCAAATGTATGATATAGCTCTAGGAGTGGCTCGTGGGATTAAATATTTACATCAAGGATGTGACATGCAAATTTTACATTTTGATATCAAGCCTCACAACATTCTTCTTGATGAAAATTTTACTCCCAAGGTTTCAGACTTTGGACTAGCAAAATTATATCCAACAAATGACAGCATTGTTTCTTTGACTGCTGCAAGAGGAACATTGGGATACATGGCTCCTGAGTTGTTCTACAAAAATATTGGAGGCGTCTCATACAAAGCTGATGTTTATAGTTTTGGAATGTTATTGATGGAAATAGCCGGTAGAAGAAAGAACGTAAATGAAGTTGCAGAACACTCAAGCCAAATGTACTTCCCTACTTGGGTTTATGACCAATTGCAAAATAGAAACGACATAGAAATATTGGAAGACGCCACagatgaggaaaagaaaatagggaAGAAGATGATCATTGTTGCATTGTGGTGTATACAGATGAAGCCTAATGATCGTCCTTCAATGAACAAAGTTGTTCAAATGCTTGAAGGAGAAGTTGAATGCTTACAAATGCCTTCCAAGCCTTTCCTTTTAGCACTAGACGAAACCATAATAGGTGGTGCAGAGAATTCGAAtcaatcaaatgaatcaagtCAATCATCCCAAttttaa
- the LOC133880291 gene encoding rust resistance kinase Lr10-like isoform X1 produces the protein MCAETRCGGHGPSIRFPFRLNNQPDDCGYSGFNLSCTDTNLTMLELPISVKLFVKQIDYKSQVIQLYDPQHCFPRRQLQRLNLSNSSPFRFKVNSSDYLSDYALFNCSPRSENKHQYLIYCLSGSTYRVYPATEINASLISCTKMYNLYQIPVALIAVDYDKFVQLSWSTPDCKRCEVKGNKCEKSNSSRSGTQCIPTHTKGALPKLAIAGVILGSFLILLSIFTLHRFYTYDKVEKEHQAKIEKFLEDYRNFRPTRYSYADVKRITNQFTEKLGEGAYGTVFKGKLSNEIYVAVKILKTSMGNGEEFINEVGTMAKIHHVNVVRLVGFCADGFRRAVVYEFLPNDSLDKFISSTIAKNLIHNWDKLQDITFGVAKGIEYLHQGCNQRILHFDIKPHNVLLDQNFNPKISDFGLAKLCSKDQSAVSMTTARGTMGYIAPEVFSRNFGNVSAKADVYSFGILLLEIVGGKKNVDIAIENTNQVYFPEWIYNLLEQKEDIRIFVEDDGDAKIAKKLAIVGLWCIQWHPMDRPSIKNVVQMLEGEGDKLTMPPNPFASAGPIKTRENMATKRLNNELEVIPESE, from the exons ATGTGTGCTGAAACACGTTGTGGAGGCCATGGCCCAAGCATCCGATTTCCCTTCCGACTTAACAACCAGCCAGACGACTGTGGATATTCTGGGTTTAATCTCTCCTGCACTGATACGAATCTAACGATGCTCGAGCTGCCGATTTCAGTGAAGCTCTTTGTCAAACAGATTGACTACAAATCTCAAGTAATTCAATTATATGATCCACAACATTGCTTCCCAAGGCGGCAGCTTCAACGGCTCAATTTGTCTAATTCCTCTCCTTTCCGATTCAAAGTAAATTCCTCTGATTACCTTTCCGACTATGCCTTATTTAATTGTTCCCCAAGATCAGAAAACAAACATCAATATCTCATATATTGTCTTAGTGGTTCTACCTACCGAGTTTACCCTGCGACCGAGATCAATGCATCCCTCATATCTTGTACAAAGATGTATAATCTTTATCAAATTCCAGTTGCTTTAATAGCAGTGGATTATGATAAATTTGTTCAATTGAGTTGGTCCACTCCAGACTGCAAACGCTGTGAAGTGAAAGGCAACAAATGTGAGAAGAGTAATAGCAGTCGATCAGGAACTCAGTGCATCCCTACACATACTAAAG GTGCATTACCAAAATTAGCGATTGCTG GTGTCATCTTAGGTTCATTTCTGATATTGCTCTCTATCTTTACTCTCCACCGTTTCTATACTTAtgataaagttgaaaaagaacaTCAAGCAAAGATAGAAAAGTTTTTGGAGGATTACAGAAATTTCAGACCCACGAGATACTCGTATGCTGATGTTAAAAggattacaaatcaatttactGAGAAGTTAGGTGAAGGAGCATATGGAACAGTGTTCAAAGGAAAGCTTTCCAATGAAATTTATGTTGCGGTGAAGATCCTGAAGACATCAATGGGAAATGGGGAAGAATTCATAAATGAAGTAGGAACAATGGCTAAGATCCATCATGTTAACGTGGTTCGCTTGGTTGGCTTTTGTGCTGATGGATTTAGAAGAGCTGTAGTCTATGAGTTCTTACCGAATGATTCACTAGACAAGTTTATATCTTCAACGATTGCCAAGAACCTTATTCATAATTGGGATAAGCTGCAAGATATTACTTTCGGCGTAGCAAAAGGAATCGAATATCTTCACCAAGGATGCAACCAACGAATCCTCCATTTTGACATCAAACCTCACAATGTTTTGTTAGATCAGAACTTCaatccaaaaatttctgattttggtcTTGCCAAATTATGTTCTAAGGATCAAAGTGCAGTTTCCATGACCACAGCTAGGGGGACTATGGGTTACATTGCACCTGAAGtgttttctagaaattttggaaatGTGTCTGCAAAAGCagatgtttatagctttggaATATTGTTACTTGAAATTGTTGGAGGGAAGAAAAATGTTGATATTGCAATTGAGAACACTAACCAAGTCTACTTTCCAGAATGGATCTACAATCTCTTGGAACAAAAAGAAGACATACGAATCTTTGTTGAAGATGATGGAGATgctaaaattgcaaagaaacttGCAATTGTAGGACTCTGGTGCATCCAATGGCACCCAATGGATCGTCCTTCAATTAAAAATGTGGTTCAAATGttagaaggagaaggagatAAATTAACGATGCCTCCTAATCCCTTTGCCTCTGCAGGCCCCataaaaactagagaaaatatGGCTACAAAACGTCTAAACAATGAGTTGGAAGTAATTCCTGAATCAGAATAA
- the LOC133880291 gene encoding rust resistance kinase Lr10-like isoform X2, protein MCAETRCGGHGPSIRFPFRLNNQPDDCGYSGFNLSCTDTNLTMLELPISVKLFVKQIDYKSQVIQLYDPQHCFPRRQLQRLNLSNSSPFRFKVNSSDYLSDYALFNCSPRSENKHQYLIYCLSGSTYRVYPATEINASLISCTKMYNLYQIPVALIAVDYDKFVQLSWSTPDCKRCEVKGNKCEKSNSSRSGTQCIPTHTKGVILGSFLILLSIFTLHRFYTYDKVEKEHQAKIEKFLEDYRNFRPTRYSYADVKRITNQFTEKLGEGAYGTVFKGKLSNEIYVAVKILKTSMGNGEEFINEVGTMAKIHHVNVVRLVGFCADGFRRAVVYEFLPNDSLDKFISSTIAKNLIHNWDKLQDITFGVAKGIEYLHQGCNQRILHFDIKPHNVLLDQNFNPKISDFGLAKLCSKDQSAVSMTTARGTMGYIAPEVFSRNFGNVSAKADVYSFGILLLEIVGGKKNVDIAIENTNQVYFPEWIYNLLEQKEDIRIFVEDDGDAKIAKKLAIVGLWCIQWHPMDRPSIKNVVQMLEGEGDKLTMPPNPFASAGPIKTRENMATKRLNNELEVIPESE, encoded by the exons ATGTGTGCTGAAACACGTTGTGGAGGCCATGGCCCAAGCATCCGATTTCCCTTCCGACTTAACAACCAGCCAGACGACTGTGGATATTCTGGGTTTAATCTCTCCTGCACTGATACGAATCTAACGATGCTCGAGCTGCCGATTTCAGTGAAGCTCTTTGTCAAACAGATTGACTACAAATCTCAAGTAATTCAATTATATGATCCACAACATTGCTTCCCAAGGCGGCAGCTTCAACGGCTCAATTTGTCTAATTCCTCTCCTTTCCGATTCAAAGTAAATTCCTCTGATTACCTTTCCGACTATGCCTTATTTAATTGTTCCCCAAGATCAGAAAACAAACATCAATATCTCATATATTGTCTTAGTGGTTCTACCTACCGAGTTTACCCTGCGACCGAGATCAATGCATCCCTCATATCTTGTACAAAGATGTATAATCTTTATCAAATTCCAGTTGCTTTAATAGCAGTGGATTATGATAAATTTGTTCAATTGAGTTGGTCCACTCCAGACTGCAAACGCTGTGAAGTGAAAGGCAACAAATGTGAGAAGAGTAATAGCAGTCGATCAGGAACTCAGTGCATCCCTACACATACTAAAG GTGTCATCTTAGGTTCATTTCTGATATTGCTCTCTATCTTTACTCTCCACCGTTTCTATACTTAtgataaagttgaaaaagaacaTCAAGCAAAGATAGAAAAGTTTTTGGAGGATTACAGAAATTTCAGACCCACGAGATACTCGTATGCTGATGTTAAAAggattacaaatcaatttactGAGAAGTTAGGTGAAGGAGCATATGGAACAGTGTTCAAAGGAAAGCTTTCCAATGAAATTTATGTTGCGGTGAAGATCCTGAAGACATCAATGGGAAATGGGGAAGAATTCATAAATGAAGTAGGAACAATGGCTAAGATCCATCATGTTAACGTGGTTCGCTTGGTTGGCTTTTGTGCTGATGGATTTAGAAGAGCTGTAGTCTATGAGTTCTTACCGAATGATTCACTAGACAAGTTTATATCTTCAACGATTGCCAAGAACCTTATTCATAATTGGGATAAGCTGCAAGATATTACTTTCGGCGTAGCAAAAGGAATCGAATATCTTCACCAAGGATGCAACCAACGAATCCTCCATTTTGACATCAAACCTCACAATGTTTTGTTAGATCAGAACTTCaatccaaaaatttctgattttggtcTTGCCAAATTATGTTCTAAGGATCAAAGTGCAGTTTCCATGACCACAGCTAGGGGGACTATGGGTTACATTGCACCTGAAGtgttttctagaaattttggaaatGTGTCTGCAAAAGCagatgtttatagctttggaATATTGTTACTTGAAATTGTTGGAGGGAAGAAAAATGTTGATATTGCAATTGAGAACACTAACCAAGTCTACTTTCCAGAATGGATCTACAATCTCTTGGAACAAAAAGAAGACATACGAATCTTTGTTGAAGATGATGGAGATgctaaaattgcaaagaaacttGCAATTGTAGGACTCTGGTGCATCCAATGGCACCCAATGGATCGTCCTTCAATTAAAAATGTGGTTCAAATGttagaaggagaaggagatAAATTAACGATGCCTCCTAATCCCTTTGCCTCTGCAGGCCCCataaaaactagagaaaatatGGCTACAAAACGTCTAAACAATGAGTTGGAAGTAATTCCTGAATCAGAATAA